A part of Gemmatimonas groenlandica genomic DNA contains:
- a CDS encoding 50S ribosomal protein L23 gives MATIHRTIMRPIITERSSAAYQDRGEYTFEVAPDANKYSIKAAVEQLFGVKVTGVWTSNARGKSRRVGQSIGRRPHTKKAIVKLRDGDTIAIFEG, from the coding sequence ATGGCGACTATTCATCGCACTATCATGCGCCCGATCATCACGGAGCGCAGCTCGGCTGCGTACCAGGATCGTGGCGAGTACACGTTCGAAGTGGCGCCCGACGCCAATAAGTATTCCATCAAGGCGGCCGTCGAGCAGCTGTTCGGCGTGAAGGTGACTGGTGTCTGGACGTCGAATGCGCGTGGTAAGTCGCGTCGCGTCGGCCAGTCGATCGGTCGCCGTCCACATACCAAGAAGGCGATAGTGAAGCTGCGTGACGGCGACACCATCGCGATCTTCGAGGGCTGA
- the rpsQ gene encoding 30S ribosomal protein S17, whose translation MAEMNNASATQNGASDRTARKVRTGLVVSDKMDKTVVVRIDRRMPHPQYGKMVTRTRKLKAHDEENSAKLGDLVRIMETRPLSKDKRWRVVEIVERAR comes from the coding sequence ATGGCTGAGATGAACAACGCGAGCGCCACGCAGAATGGCGCCTCCGACCGGACCGCGCGCAAGGTGCGTACGGGTCTGGTGGTGAGCGATAAGATGGATAAGACGGTGGTGGTGCGCATCGACCGACGGATGCCTCACCCCCAGTATGGCAAGATGGTGACGCGGACCCGCAAGCTGAAAGCGCACGACGAGGAGAACTCGGCGAAGCTCGGCGATCTGGTTCGTATCATGGAGACCCGGCCCTTGTCGAAGGACAAGCGGTGGCGCGTGGTCGAGATCGTCGAACGCGCGCGTTAA
- the rplN gene encoding 50S ribosomal protein L14, whose protein sequence is MIQQESVVKVADNSGAKRALVIRVLGGTRRRYAGLGDRVIVAVKDALPNGTVKKSDVAKAVVVRTVKETRRKDGSYIRFDENAVVIINDNGEPKATRIFGPVARELREKRYMKIVSLAPEVL, encoded by the coding sequence ATGATTCAGCAGGAATCGGTCGTGAAGGTCGCGGACAACAGTGGCGCCAAGCGTGCCCTGGTGATCCGTGTGCTGGGCGGCACGCGCCGTCGCTATGCGGGCCTGGGTGACCGGGTCATCGTGGCGGTGAAGGACGCGCTCCCGAACGGCACCGTGAAAAAGTCCGACGTGGCCAAGGCCGTGGTAGTGCGCACGGTCAAGGAAACGCGTCGCAAGGACGGCAGCTACATCCGTTTCGATGAGAACGCGGTCGTCATCATCAACGACAACGGTGAGCCGAAGGCGACCCGTATTTTCGGTCCCGTGGCGCGTGAACTGCGCGAGAAGCGGTACATGAAGATTGTGTCGCTGGCGCCTGAGGTGCTCTGA
- the rpsH gene encoding 30S ribosomal protein S8 encodes MSLNDPIADMLTRIRNACASKHRRVDMPLSKMKLEIARILKENNFIQDYRTVENEDGKHLLRVILKYAHGGQSVIRQTKRVSTPGLRKYVGAQEIPRVRNGLGMAILSTSKGIMSDRDARSSNTGGELLALVW; translated from the coding sequence ATGAGCCTCAACGACCCTATTGCCGACATGCTGACGCGCATTCGCAACGCGTGTGCGTCCAAGCACCGCCGCGTCGACATGCCGTTGTCAAAGATGAAGCTCGAGATCGCGCGGATCTTGAAGGAGAACAACTTCATCCAGGATTACCGCACCGTCGAGAACGAAGACGGGAAGCATCTGCTTCGTGTGATCCTCAAGTACGCGCACGGCGGACAGTCGGTCATCCGACAGACGAAGCGCGTGTCCACGCCCGGCCTTCGCAAATACGTTGGTGCGCAGGAGATCCCGCGAGTCCGTAACGGCCTCGGCATGGCGATCCTCAGCACGTCGAAGGGCATCATGTCCGACCGTGATGCGCGCTCCTCGAATACCGGGGGCGAGCTGCTCGCCCTCGTCTGGTAA
- the rpsC gene encoding 30S ribosomal protein S3, which produces MGQKTNPIGFRLGVTKNWRSTWYAKKEMPALLKEDALLRKYLKARLENAAISDVTIERKPGKVVVTIHTGRPGVVIGKKGAEVDKLRDELAQLTGKEVGINVEEIKRPEVEAQLVADNIAAQLSQRISFRRAMKRAVQSAMRMGALGIKVKAGGRLGGAEIARTEGYMEGRVPLHTLRADIDYATSTAKTTYGTIGVKVWIFKGEIVEDRRGKTYSTGN; this is translated from the coding sequence ATGGGACAAAAGACTAATCCGATCGGGTTCCGCCTCGGTGTCACGAAGAACTGGCGCTCGACCTGGTACGCGAAGAAGGAGATGCCGGCGCTGTTGAAGGAAGACGCGCTGCTCCGCAAGTACCTGAAGGCTCGTCTCGAGAATGCGGCCATTTCGGACGTGACGATCGAGCGCAAGCCGGGCAAGGTCGTAGTCACGATTCACACCGGCCGTCCGGGCGTGGTGATCGGCAAGAAGGGCGCGGAGGTCGACAAGCTGCGTGACGAGCTGGCACAGCTCACGGGCAAGGAAGTCGGCATCAACGTCGAAGAGATCAAGCGTCCGGAAGTCGAGGCGCAGCTGGTGGCCGACAACATTGCGGCGCAGCTGTCTCAGCGTATCTCGTTCCGTCGCGCCATGAAGCGCGCGGTGCAGAGCGCGATGCGGATGGGCGCGCTTGGTATCAAGGTGAAGGCCGGCGGCCGTCTTGGCGGTGCCGAAATCGCGCGAACGGAAGGGTACATGGAAGGCCGGGTGCCCCTTCATACACTGCGCGCCGACATCGATTACGCCACGAGCACCGCGAAGACCACGTACGGCACCATTGGTGTCAAGGTGTGGATCTTCAAGGGTGAGATCGTGGAAGATCGTCGCGGCAAGACCTACTCGACCGGCAACTGA
- the rpsN gene encoding 30S ribosomal protein S14 yields the protein MAKTSKLARNAQRKELVARYATKRAALKAIIQNPKSTGEEKLAAVNALHKLPRDSSATRVRNRCNMSGRPRAFLRHFGLSRIALRDMALNGLIPGVRKASW from the coding sequence ATGGCAAAGACGAGCAAGCTGGCCCGCAACGCGCAGCGCAAGGAACTGGTGGCCCGATACGCCACCAAGCGCGCTGCCCTCAAGGCCATCATCCAGAATCCGAAGAGCACGGGCGAAGAGAAGCTCGCCGCCGTGAACGCGCTGCATAAGCTGCCGCGTGATTCCTCGGCGACCCGCGTGCGCAACCGCTGCAACATGAGCGGACGCCCGCGCGCGTTTCTCCGCCACTTCGGCCTCAGCCGCATCGCCCTCCGTGACATGGCCCTGAACGGCCTCATTCCCGGCGTGCGCAAGGCGAGCTGGTAG
- the rplD gene encoding 50S ribosomal protein L4, producing MTTETQTFQAPVFSAQGKQGGTRQLPEGMFDGTVNVPVMHQAVKAFLANRRQGTAKTKTRGEVTGGNQKPWKQKGTGRARQGSIRAPNWPGGGTVFGPIPRKYTQIVPKQVRALARKSALNARARENAVMLVDALTYSAPKTKSILSLFESLGVAGKKVLLLTDGVKPNVYLSARNVAHAHVMPFSDVSTYHILWSDVVVIESSALTQTSAEA from the coding sequence ATGACCACGGAAACTCAGACCTTTCAGGCGCCTGTGTTCTCGGCGCAGGGCAAGCAGGGCGGTACCCGCCAGCTGCCCGAAGGCATGTTCGACGGCACGGTGAATGTGCCGGTCATGCACCAGGCGGTGAAGGCGTTCCTCGCCAACCGCCGCCAGGGCACGGCCAAGACCAAGACGCGCGGTGAAGTGACCGGCGGCAACCAGAAGCCGTGGAAGCAGAAGGGCACCGGTCGCGCCCGTCAGGGCTCGATTCGCGCGCCGAACTGGCCGGGTGGTGGTACGGTGTTTGGTCCGATCCCGCGCAAGTACACGCAGATCGTGCCGAAGCAGGTTCGTGCCTTGGCGCGGAAGAGCGCGCTGAATGCCCGTGCCCGCGAGAACGCGGTCATGCTGGTGGATGCGCTGACCTACAGCGCTCCCAAGACGAAGTCGATACTCAGCCTGTTCGAGTCGCTTGGTGTGGCCGGGAAGAAGGTGCTGCTCCTCACGGACGGTGTGAAGCCGAACGTGTACCTGAGCGCCCGCAACGTCGCCCACGCGCACGTGATGCCGTTCAGCGATGTGAGCACCTATCACATCCTGTGGTCGGATGTCGTGGTGATCGAGTCGTCGGCACTCACCCAGACTTCGGCGGAGGCGTAA
- the rpmC gene encoding 50S ribosomal protein L29, with protein sequence MKSEEIRALAENELVARIAELEEERFRLKFRSGTEALEEPLRLRSIRRDIARLKTVQRERQLATRGR encoded by the coding sequence ATGAAGAGTGAAGAGATCCGCGCGCTCGCGGAAAACGAACTGGTGGCCCGTATCGCCGAACTCGAGGAGGAGCGTTTCCGCCTCAAGTTCCGGAGCGGCACCGAAGCGCTGGAAGAGCCGCTGCGGTTGCGCAGCATCCGCAGGGACATTGCGCGCCTCAAGACGGTGCAGCGCGAGCGTCAGCTCGCGACCCGTGGCCGCTAA
- the rplE gene encoding 50S ribosomal protein L5, producing the protein MPVAAPRLQAHYVNVVRGALATQFGFTNGHQIPSLSKIVVNCGVGEAVKQPKLLDVVVEELALITGQKPVRRKAKKSISNFGLREGQEIGASVTLRGAKMWEFLDRFVTVSVPRIRDFRGLGTKSFDGRGNYTIGIKEQMIFPEINYDMVEQIHGMDITFVTTAEKDAHAMALLHQLGMPFRGDDKPVIPKVAQPAASPAAA; encoded by the coding sequence CTGCCGGTGGCGGCGCCGCGTCTGCAGGCGCATTACGTGAACGTCGTACGCGGGGCGCTGGCCACGCAGTTCGGCTTCACGAACGGACATCAGATTCCGTCGCTGTCGAAGATCGTGGTGAACTGCGGTGTCGGTGAAGCCGTGAAGCAGCCGAAGCTGCTCGACGTGGTGGTCGAGGAGCTGGCGCTGATTACGGGTCAGAAGCCGGTGCGTCGCAAGGCGAAGAAGTCGATCTCGAACTTCGGCCTGCGTGAAGGCCAGGAAATCGGCGCGTCGGTGACGCTCCGTGGCGCGAAGATGTGGGAGTTCCTCGACCGGTTCGTGACGGTGTCTGTCCCGCGTATCCGCGACTTCCGCGGCCTCGGCACGAAGTCGTTCGATGGTCGTGGCAACTACACGATCGGCATCAAGGAACAGATGATCTTCCCGGAGATCAACTACGACATGGTGGAGCAGATCCACGGCATGGACATCACGTTCGTGACGACGGCCGAGAAGGATGCGCACGCAATGGCGCTCCTGCATCAGCTGGGCATGCCGTTCCGCGGCGACGACAAGCCGGTCATTCCCAAGGTGGCGCAGCCGGCGGCCTCCCCGGCCGCCGCCTAA
- the rplV gene encoding 50S ribosomal protein L22 has protein sequence MAKALKTGTEARAIQRTARQSPYKMRLVIDQIRGQRVNDALAILKFSKKGAAKQIEKTLASAVANAEQAARAANTSLDVDALVITKAIVNEGPKLKRWMPAAMGRATPIAKRTSHIEIIVAEAVR, from the coding sequence ATGGCCAAGGCTTTGAAGACCGGCACTGAAGCGCGCGCGATTCAGCGCACGGCGCGTCAGTCTCCGTACAAGATGCGGCTGGTGATCGACCAGATCCGCGGTCAGCGTGTGAACGACGCGCTGGCGATTCTCAAGTTCTCGAAGAAGGGTGCGGCCAAGCAGATCGAGAAGACGCTGGCCAGCGCCGTCGCGAACGCAGAGCAGGCAGCCCGTGCTGCCAACACGTCGCTGGATGTCGACGCGCTGGTGATCACGAAGGCTATCGTGAACGAGGGTCCGAAGCTGAAGCGTTGGATGCCGGCGGCCATGGGTCGTGCGACGCCAATTGCCAAGCGGACGAGCCACATCGAGATCATCGTGGCGGAGGCGGTGCGCTAA
- the rplC gene encoding 50S ribosomal protein L3, producing MIGIIGKKLGMTQLFNEQGQQVPCTVVEATPNPVVKVMTQEKAGFAAVELGYGAQKLARENKKGERTPRGRRATQAEVGHAKKAGLDAPPTVLRSFRLDDAPGKNAEAPTYTVGDTITVGIFAPGEKVKVEGTSKGRGFQGVVKRYGFHGGPNTHGNTKHRKPGSIGAGTDPSRVIKGKKMPGQYGNVRHTAIGIRIEKIDAERNLIYLRGSVAGPTNGIVFVRKQS from the coding sequence ATGATCGGCATTATCGGCAAGAAGCTGGGGATGACCCAGCTGTTCAACGAGCAGGGGCAACAAGTGCCCTGCACCGTGGTGGAGGCCACGCCCAATCCCGTCGTGAAGGTGATGACGCAGGAGAAGGCGGGGTTTGCCGCGGTGGAGCTCGGATACGGCGCGCAGAAGCTCGCGCGAGAGAATAAGAAGGGTGAGCGCACGCCGCGCGGACGTCGCGCGACGCAGGCGGAAGTCGGACATGCGAAGAAGGCCGGGCTCGACGCCCCGCCAACCGTACTCCGCAGCTTCCGTCTCGACGATGCCCCGGGCAAGAACGCCGAGGCTCCGACGTACACGGTGGGCGATACGATCACGGTCGGTATCTTCGCGCCTGGCGAAAAGGTCAAGGTCGAAGGCACCTCGAAGGGCCGTGGCTTCCAAGGCGTCGTGAAGCGTTATGGCTTCCACGGCGGACCGAACACGCACGGTAACACGAAGCACCGCAAGCCTGGCTCGATCGGCGCGGGCACGGATCCGTCGCGCGTTATCAAGGGCAAGAAGATGCCGGGCCAGTACGGCAACGTCCGTCACACGGCCATCGGCATTCGCATCGAGAAGATCGATGCTGAGCGCAACCTTATTTATCTGCGCGGCAGCGTGGCGGGGCCGACGAACGGCATCGTCTTCGTGCGGAAGCAGAGCTGA
- the rplP gene encoding 50S ribosomal protein L16 codes for MLSPKRVKFRKMFKGRMTGLAHRGSEVSFGTFGLQALEPAWVTSRQIEACRVAMTRHIKRGGKVWIRIFPDKPITKKPAETRMGKGKGSPEMWVAVVKPGRVMFEIEGVTRELAETAMGLAAAKLGVKTKFVAREEAVTE; via the coding sequence ATGCTGAGTCCGAAGCGGGTCAAGTTCCGCAAGATGTTCAAGGGCCGCATGACCGGGCTCGCGCACCGTGGATCGGAGGTGTCGTTCGGCACCTTCGGTTTGCAGGCGCTGGAGCCGGCTTGGGTCACGAGCCGTCAGATCGAAGCGTGCCGCGTCGCGATGACGCGTCACATCAAGCGTGGCGGTAAGGTGTGGATCCGGATTTTCCCGGACAAGCCGATCACGAAGAAGCCGGCCGAAACGCGCATGGGTAAGGGCAAGGGATCGCCCGAGATGTGGGTGGCGGTGGTGAAGCCGGGCCGAGTGATGTTCGAGATCGAAGGCGTGACGCGGGAACTTGCCGAAACGGCAATGGGCCTGGCTGCCGCGAAGCTCGGCGTAAAGACCAAGTTTGTTGCCCGTGAGGAGGCGGTGACCGAATGA
- the rpsS gene encoding 30S ribosomal protein S19, with protein sequence MSRSIKKGPFVAERLEAKVIAMNGRSEKKVVKTWSRASTILPEFVGHTFAVHNGNKFIPVYVTENMVGHKLGEFSPTRLFRGHAGQKVDAKKPAGKGGK encoded by the coding sequence ATGTCCAGAAGCATTAAGAAGGGTCCGTTCGTCGCTGAGCGCCTCGAAGCTAAGGTGATCGCCATGAACGGCCGCAGCGAGAAGAAGGTGGTGAAGACGTGGTCTCGAGCGAGCACGATTCTCCCCGAGTTCGTCGGCCACACGTTCGCGGTGCACAACGGGAACAAGTTCATCCCCGTGTACGTGACGGAAAACATGGTCGGCCATAAGCTCGGCGAATTCTCGCCGACGCGTCTGTTCCGCGGTCACGCGGGCCAGAAGGTCGACGCGAAGAAGCCCGCTGGTAAGGGAGGCAAGTAA
- the rplX gene encoding 50S ribosomal protein L24, with amino-acid sequence MHVTKGDTVRIMRGDDKGKEGKVLQVYPKTGRIKVEGINIVKKHRKARTAEETSGIIEMAAPFHASNAMLLDSKTGKPTRTKKRIDTDGTKERVGVKSGEVIPRAR; translated from the coding sequence ATCCACGTCACGAAGGGTGATACCGTCCGCATCATGCGCGGCGACGACAAGGGGAAGGAAGGGAAGGTCCTTCAGGTGTACCCCAAGACGGGCCGTATCAAGGTGGAAGGCATCAATATTGTGAAGAAGCACCGCAAGGCGCGTACGGCGGAAGAGACGAGCGGCATCATCGAGATGGCCGCGCCCTTCCACGCGTCGAACGCGATGTTGCTCGATTCGAAGACCGGCAAGCCGACGCGCACGAAGAAGCGCATCGACACCGACGGTACGAAGGAGCGCGTCGGCGTCAAGAGCGGTGAAGTCATCCCCCGCGCGCGCTGA
- the rpsJ gene encoding 30S ribosomal protein S10 translates to MAGRIRIRLKAFDHAVIDQASADIVRTAEKTGASVSGPIPLPTKTQRWTVLRSPHVDKKSREQFELKTHKRVIDILDSRPGTVDALTKLDLPAGVDVEIKVE, encoded by the coding sequence ATGGCTGGCCGCATTCGTATTCGCCTCAAGGCTTTTGACCACGCCGTGATCGACCAGGCGTCGGCCGATATCGTTCGCACCGCTGAAAAGACGGGAGCGTCGGTGTCGGGACCGATTCCTCTTCCCACGAAGACGCAGCGTTGGACGGTGCTCCGCTCGCCGCACGTGGACAAGAAGTCACGCGAGCAGTTCGAACTGAAGACACACAAGCGCGTGATCGATATTCTCGATTCGCGTCCCGGCACGGTAGACGCGCTCACGAAGCTCGATCTCCCGGCTGGTGTCGACGTCGAAATCAAGGTCGAGTAG
- the tuf gene encoding elongation factor Tu: MGKAKFERNKPHVNVGTIGHVDHGKTTTTAALTKISAESYGTKYIAYDEVAKASESQGRRDSTKIMTIATSHVEYETANRHYAHVDCPGHADYVKNMITGAAQMDGAILVVSAVDGPMPQTREHILLARQVNVPSVVVFLNKCDLVEDEELLDLVELEVRELLSKYNYPGDDAPVIRGSAINAINGDPKWVAEFMKLYEALDNYIPQPMREVDKPFLLPVEDVFSITGRGTVATGRIERGIVKVGEEVQVVGYNSERKTIVTGVEMFRKLLDEGQAGDNVGLLLRGIDKKEIERGMVLAKPNSIKPHTKFLAEVYVLTKEEGGRHTPFFKGYRPQFYFRTTDVTGTIELPEGMEMVMPGDNIQMTIELIIPIAMEEAIRFAIREGGRTVGAGVVTKILA, encoded by the coding sequence ATGGGCAAGGCAAAGTTCGAGCGGAACAAGCCGCACGTGAACGTGGGAACGATCGGCCACGTCGACCACGGCAAGACGACGACGACGGCTGCTCTCACGAAGATCTCGGCGGAATCCTACGGCACGAAGTACATCGCGTACGACGAAGTCGCCAAGGCGTCCGAGTCGCAGGGTCGTCGTGACTCCACGAAGATCATGACGATCGCCACGTCGCACGTCGAGTACGAGACGGCCAACCGTCACTACGCGCACGTCGACTGCCCGGGCCACGCCGACTACGTGAAGAACATGATCACGGGTGCTGCGCAGATGGACGGCGCGATCCTGGTCGTGTCCGCCGTCGACGGTCCGATGCCGCAGACGCGTGAGCACATCCTCCTGGCTCGCCAGGTGAACGTGCCCTCGGTCGTGGTGTTCCTGAACAAGTGCGACCTCGTCGAAGACGAAGAGCTCCTCGACCTCGTCGAGCTCGAAGTCCGCGAGCTCCTCTCGAAGTACAACTATCCTGGTGACGACGCCCCGGTGATCCGTGGCTCGGCCATCAACGCGATCAACGGCGACCCGAAGTGGGTGGCCGAGTTCATGAAGCTGTACGAGGCGCTGGACAACTACATCCCGCAGCCGATGCGCGAAGTCGACAAGCCGTTCCTCCTCCCGGTCGAAGACGTCTTCTCGATCACGGGTCGTGGTACGGTGGCGACGGGACGTATCGAGCGCGGCATCGTGAAGGTCGGCGAAGAAGTGCAGGTCGTCGGCTACAACAGCGAGCGCAAGACGATCGTCACGGGCGTCGAAATGTTCCGCAAGCTGCTGGACGAAGGACAGGCCGGTGACAACGTCGGTCTCCTCCTCCGCGGCATCGACAAGAAGGAAATCGAGCGCGGTATGGTGTTGGCCAAGCCGAACTCGATCAAGCCGCACACGAAGTTCCTGGCCGAAGTGTACGTCCTCACGAAGGAAGAGGGTGGCCGCCACACGCCGTTCTTCAAGGGCTACCGTCCGCAGTTCTACTTCCGCACGACGGACGTGACGGGCACCATCGAGCTTCCCGAAGGGATGGAGATGGTGATGCCGGGCGACAACATCCAGATGACGATCGAACTCATCATCCCGATCGCGATGGAAGAGGCGATTCGCTTCGCCATCCGTGAGGGTGGTCGTACGGTCGGCGCCGGCGTCGTCACCAAGATCCTCGCCTAA
- the rplB gene encoding 50S ribosomal protein L2 has protein sequence MGIRQFKPVSKGSRFRSVSDFAEITRSTPEKSLVEPLKKSGGRDNHGHISMRRIGGGHKRMYRLIDFKRNKHGMPAVVKEIEYDPNRSARIALVEYTDGEKRYILHPKGLKQGDTIVAGPGSDFRVGNAMPLKEVPLGTQVHNIELKIGKGGQMARSAGTFAQVVAKEGEYVTLRLSSTEMRLVHGNCTATIGEVGNSEHELQSHGKAGKSRWLGKRPKVRGEVMNPVDHPHGGRTRGGRNVVSPWGKPEGVKTRNKKKASTRLIVRGRKRGRATQ, from the coding sequence ATGGGTATTCGTCAGTTCAAGCCGGTCAGCAAGGGTTCGCGCTTCCGCTCGGTGTCGGATTTCGCCGAGATCACGCGTTCGACGCCCGAGAAGTCGCTGGTCGAGCCTCTCAAGAAGTCGGGTGGCCGCGACAATCACGGTCACATCTCCATGCGCCGCATCGGCGGTGGACACAAGCGGATGTACCGCCTCATCGATTTCAAGCGCAACAAGCACGGCATGCCGGCGGTTGTGAAGGAGATCGAGTACGATCCGAATCGCTCGGCGCGTATCGCGCTGGTCGAGTACACGGACGGCGAGAAGCGCTACATTCTGCACCCGAAGGGACTCAAGCAGGGTGATACGATCGTGGCGGGCCCGGGAAGCGATTTCCGCGTCGGCAACGCGATGCCCCTGAAGGAAGTGCCGCTCGGTACGCAGGTGCACAACATCGAGCTGAAGATCGGCAAGGGCGGTCAGATGGCGCGCTCGGCCGGCACCTTTGCCCAGGTCGTGGCGAAGGAAGGCGAGTACGTGACGCTCCGTCTGAGCAGCACCGAAATGCGCCTGGTGCACGGTAACTGCACCGCGACGATCGGCGAAGTCGGCAACTCGGAGCATGAGTTGCAGTCGCACGGCAAGGCGGGTAAGAGCCGCTGGCTGGGCAAGCGTCCGAAGGTTCGTGGTGAAGTGATGAACCCGGTGGATCACCCGCACGGTGGACGTACGCGCGGCGGCCGGAACGTGGTCAGCCCGTGGGGCAAGCCCGAGGGCGTCAAGACGCGCAACAAGAAGAAGGCTTCAACGCGTCTCATCGTGCGCGGCCGCAAGCGCGGCCGGGCGACGCAGTAA